Proteins encoded in a region of the Triticum dicoccoides isolate Atlit2015 ecotype Zavitan chromosome 3A, WEW_v2.0, whole genome shotgun sequence genome:
- the LOC119269561 gene encoding probable protein S-acyltransferase 16: MAGRPGYVTLPIISVFAAIGYVYYTAVFLAIPAWLGLATAAGVANVAAYTALALACVAAYGLVVTRDPGRVPPAFVPDVEDTETPLHEIKRKGGDLRYCQKCSHYKPPRAHHCRVCKRCILKMDHHCIWINNCVGHENYKIFLVFVLYAATASFYSLALMIGGVVHSVPTDEQSGIDSPRKSLVICGVFVGVMTLALSILLVWHVYLILHNKTTIEYHEGVRAMWLAEKAGNLYHHPYDLGVYHNIVSVLGPNMLCWFCPVSRNIGDGVRFRTSYDIPLSTPPSKAEKHLAMS, from the exons ATGGCGGGGCGGCCGGGGTACGTCACGCTGCCGATAATCTCGGTGTTCGCCGCGATCGGGTACGTCTACTACACCGCGGTGTTCCTCGCGATCCCCGCGTGGCTGGGGCTCGCCACGGCGGCGGGGGTCGCCAACGTCGCGGCCTACACCGCGCTCGCGCTCGCCTGCGTCGCCGCCTACGGCCTCGTCGTCACGCGCGACCCGGGCCGCGTGCCGCCCGCCTTCGTGCCCGACGTCGAGGACACGGAGACCCCCCTCCATGAGATCAAGCGCAAG GGTGGTGATTTGAGATACTGCCAGAAGTGTTCTCATTATAAACCTCCTCGCGCGCATCATTGTCGTGTCTGCAAGAGATGTATTCTGAAAATG GATCACCACTGTATTTGGATTAACAATTGTGTTGGGCATGAGAATTACAAAATTTTCCTCGTCTTTGTGTTGTATGCTGCAACCGCAAGCTTCTATTCTTTG GCTCTGATGATTGGAGGCGTAGTGCATAGTGTGCCTACAGATGAACAATCAGGAATTGATTCTCCAAGAAAATCGTTA GTTATTTGTGGCGTCTTTGTGGGTGTAATGACTTTGGCGTTGTCTATCCTCTTGGTCTGGCATGTTTACCTCATCTTACATAATAAGACTACTATTGAG TACCATGAAGGAGTTAGGGCAATGTGGTTGGCAGAAAAGGCTGGAAATCTTTACCATCATCCATATGATCTCGGTGTCTATCATAATATTGTTTCG GTCCTAGGCCCCAACATGCTATGCTGGTTCTGCCCTGTATCGAGGAACATAGGCGACGGCGTTCGTTTCCGCACATCGTATGATATTCCGCTATCGACACCACCAtccaaagcagaaaagcatctggcaaTGTCTTGA